The genome window TGGAAGAAACCATTGCCATCTATGATAGAGAGAACGTGGAAGTTGCAACGCTTGAAGCTATTAAAGAGAATAAAGTAGCAATCGCTTTATATGAGAAGTATGGCTATACAATTACAAATCAATTGCTATTTTTAAGCGGTGATTTTGACCCCAAAATAGAGAAATCAGCCGCAATTCATGGAGAAATCATTCGACCCGAACAGCTACCACATTTATCTTTTTATCAGGAAGATGTTCCTTGGCAATGTAGCTGGCAAAGTAATAAACAAGGAGAAGCCAAAGTTTTTTATAACGAAAATAATGAAGCGATTGGCTATATGCTATATAGAACAGTATGGGATCAGGATGGAGCAATCGACCGCATAGTGCTTTATCAATTAGAGCTATTGGAGAATGGCAATGTAGAAGATATTCCACACTTTATCGCAAGTATTACAAATCATAAGGTAGAAATGGCTACAGTTAACTTTTTAGCAAGTAATCCAGCCACAAGCTATTTGATGGAAAATGGGCTAGAGGTGAAGACAGAGCAGGTGCAAATGAAGAAGAAAATGGATTGATTGTTTGTGGGGTAGTAGAGAAAATTAAGTAAAGTTTGAAAATGTCAACGTTGATGAATTCAAATTAAGTTCCAGTTGTTCCAGGTAGTTTAAAAAAGAAGGTGTTTTTAGTAATGAGAAAAATACTCATATGTAATTTACTAATATTGGTATTGGTAGGTTGTGCACCGGCTATAAATACTAACCCTACTGCGACATCTATTCTTAAAGAACATTCTCAAGTAGATATTCTTCAGTATAATAATTTAATTTATATTAATGCTACAAGCTTGGAATCGATAAAAAAATTAGAATTTACAAAGAGTGAGAAGATAGGGGAAGTTGTTAAAACTACAAATTCCTCTAAAAAATTCAAAGATTTTTATGCTACTAAATTG of Lysinibacillus agricola contains these proteins:
- a CDS encoding GNAT family N-acetyltransferase — encoded protein: MEIKTVSQCTLKETLKTWNKGFEGYFVQIDMNEEVFLNRLVGEGLSPELSIVAFDHNDPVGIVLNGFRQIDGKKTSWNGGTGISPEYRGKGVSRALMEETIAIYDRENVEVATLEAIKENKVAIALYEKYGYTITNQLLFLSGDFDPKIEKSAAIHGEIIRPEQLPHLSFYQEDVPWQCSWQSNKQGEAKVFYNENNEAIGYMLYRTVWDQDGAIDRIVLYQLELLENGNVEDIPHFIASITNHKVEMATVNFLASNPATSYLMENGLEVKTEQVQMKKKMD